One window of the Marmota flaviventris isolate mMarFla1 chromosome 2, mMarFla1.hap1, whole genome shotgun sequence genome contains the following:
- the LOC114080805 gene encoding protein Lines homolog 1 isoform X2, whose translation MLDIKMKTFCEVLEQLYKKVLSGTILEDDSHDYVFYLNPALSNQDCSAASSLEWLNTDAVPCQHQLPSIRVSTIPEAPVCVKRHSQMSDAREMMLLQLTVIKVMVTRILSVETEIHAKEKYRDVIKILLQSNEIDSKLICMFQNSDKLLSHMAAKCLALLLYFQLREKITLSNSWIAFCQKNLSGYSESDEAIHCLWTLTAVMKEIFKDTCSEKAEILKQFLTPFDSTLEVFYDSLFAQHFENCQNPSRIINSLVCFLELLELLITSRIYLKLDCRSQRILFLKPSCVLNVLTWPIQAFVKRKLIIFIKKCLLYKVGEDLCRGSVPAMISPDHHLDTDMLALANAVLQAVHLGLLKTLSVHRKPSCFGGDEVQPGCAYLCGPDHVILRAASLITMKSLEIKFQSDTSTNEMKVDLHRFMSELLTFLKPHLQPSLQLHNPCEWLSRVFIEQDDDMLEAAKASMGIYLKLTRECEATKRLTQEKEMWIRHTHENGYNPHCIFLFFLKNIGFDSTVLLDFLISSETCFLEYFVRYLKLLQKDCDNFFTICKFFDASESQYGINICGCVSSLVQNRSTNPILPHHLTAPNSHKKGHAWVPRASGDSSEPLNQVVISKETHTMGDHSLSSPQASHSLVDYEDSDDSEAESTDQCLVKSEQTTLHQEAIKKIQDPAGLSRDKKEFNHEPQSWPLIAKESTTSFIDCEAAPNNTVSEARIFYRIIKCFKELQDAICRLQKRNLFPYNPAALLKLLKSTEALCSKSVSPL comes from the exons ATGTTGGATATCAAAATGAAAACCTTCTGTGAAGTTTTAGAACAGTTATACAAAAAAGTACTTTCTGGAACCATACTTGAAGATGACAGCCATGATTATGTCTTTTACCTCAACCCAGCACTTTCAAACCAAGATTGCTCTGCAGCCAGTTCCTTAGAATGGCTGAACACCGATGCTGTGCCGTGCCAGCATCAGCTGCCCTCCATCAGGGTGTCTACCATTCCTGAAGCACCTGTTTGTGTGAAGAGACACTCTCAGATGAGCGATGCCCGAGAGATGATGCTCCTTCAGTTAACTGTGATCAAAGTGATGGTAACCAGGATATTGTCTGTTGAAACTGAGATCCATGCAAAAGAGAAATACAGAGATgtaattaaaattcttttacaATCAAATGAAATTGATTCTAAATTG ATCTGCATGTTCCAAAATTCAGACAAATTGTTGTCTCACATGGCCGCAAAGTGCCTTGCGTTGCTTCTGTATTTCCAGTTGAGAGAAAAG aTAACGTTAAGTAATTCATGGATTGCTTTTTGCcaaaaaaatctttctggataTTCTGAGAGTGATGAAGCAATACATTGTCTCTGGACTCTTACAGCGGTaatgaaagaaatctttaaaGATACGTGTTCAGAAAAAGCAG AAATTTTAAAGCAGTTCCTGACTCCTTTTGATAGTACTCTTGAAGTGTTCTATGATTCCTTATTCGCTCAGCATTTTGAAAATTGTCAGAATCCTTCTAGAATAATAAACAGCTTGGTATGTTTCCTGGAATTGCTCGAACTTCTCATAACCTCCAGAATCTACCTGAAGTTAGATTGCAGGAGccaaaggattttatttttgaaacctTCTTGTGTGCTAAATGTTCTGACCTGGCCTATTCAGGCTTTTGTCAAAAGAAAGTtgatcattttcataaaaaagtGCCTTCTCTATAAAGTGGGCGAAGACCTCTGTCGTGGCTCAGTTCCTGCCATGATATCGCCAGATCATCACTTAGACACGGACATGTTGGCTTTAGCTAATGCTGTTTTGCAAGCTGTGCATCTTGGGTTGTTGAAGACATTGTCTGTTCATAGAAAACCTTCCTGCTTTGGAGGTGATGAAGTTCAGCCTGGATGTGCATATCTCTGTGGTCCAGATCATGTGATCCTTAGAGCAGCAAGTTTAATTACAATGAAATCCTTAgaaatcaaatttcaaagtgatacctcaacaaatgaaatgaaag TTGATTTACACAGGTTCATGTCTGAGTTACTGACCTTCTTAAAGCCTCACCTTCAGCCCTCACTGCAACTACATAATCCATGTGAATGGCTGTCCAGGGTATTCATAGAACAAGACGATGACATGCTGGAGGCTGCCAAGGCATCAATGGGCATCTACCTAAAGTTGACCAG AGAATGTGAGGCTACCAAAAGGTTGAcccaagaaaaggaaatgtggATCCGTCACACCCATGAAAATGGTTATAATCCTCActgtattttcttattcttcctaAAAAATATAGGATTTGATTCTACAGTTCTTCTTGACTTTTTGATTTCATCAGAAACCtgttttcttgaatattttgttaGGTATTTAAAATTACTGCAAAAAGACTGTGATAATTTTTTCACTATCTGTAAGTTCTTTGATGCATCTGAATCTCAATATGGCATAAATATTTGTGGTTGTGTCTCCTCACTAGTCCAAAACAGAAGCACCAACCCCATACTGCCTCATCATTTGACTGCTCCTAATAGTCACAAAAAGGGACACGCTTGGGTCCCCAGGGCTTCTGGTGATTCTTCTGAACCACTGAACCAGGTTGTGATATCCAAGGAAACCCATACCATGGGGGATCATAGTCTGTCTTCCCCCCAGGCGTCTCACAGTCTGGTAGATTATGAAGACTCTGATGATTCTGAAGCAGAATCCACAGACCAGTGTTTAGTAAAAAGTGAACAAACAACTTTACACCAAGAAGCAATTAAGAAAATTCAGGACCCAGCTGGGTTAAGCAGGGATAAAAAGGAATTTAACCATGAGCCTCAATCATGGCCTCTGATTGCAAAGGAATCTACTACTTCCTTCATTGATTGTGAAGCAGCCCCAAATAACACTGTCTCTGAAGCAagaatattttatagaataataaaaTGCTTCAAAGAGCTACAAGATGCCATTTGCCGTTTGCAAAAGAGAAATCTCTTCCCATATAATCCAGCTGCACTTTTGAAGTTGCTAAAAAGTACAGAGGCACTGTGTAGTAAAAGTGTGAGCCCTTTGTGA